From Oreochromis niloticus isolate F11D_XX linkage group LG14, O_niloticus_UMD_NMBU, whole genome shotgun sequence, one genomic window encodes:
- the klc3 gene encoding kinesin light chain 3 encodes MLSGEEILCSTQQVIAGLEALRGENRSLLESLQEALESRAASESRAASESSSVEQEKTSIIHQSLERIELGLSEAQVMMALSAHLGSLDAEKQKLRAQVRRLCQENQWLRDELAGAQQRLQDTEQEVVTLEEQNRHLQFMSSIRKYDQDEPPLDDKDTSSNKESLDDLFPAEDEEQSSMSQPHHSSAAAAAQQGGYEIPARLRTLHNLVIQYASQGRYEVAVPLCKQALEDLEKSSGHTHPDVATMLNILALVYRDQNKYKEAANLLNDALAIREKTLGMDHPAVAATLNNLAVLYGKRGKYKEAEPLCKRALEIREKVLGTDHPDVAKQLNNLALLCQNQGKYQEVEQYYERALHIYQSKLGPDDANVAKTKNNLASCYLKQGKYRQAEALYKEILTRAHEKEFGSVEGDGRPSWSGVVEDGGSTQDGLKRSGSFTKLRESIRRSSEKLVRKLKGVGMEETTPRNAGMKRANSLNVLNVGVRESQDGSKSSQLTDTRGLSSSTQSLLRRGSLGGNS; translated from the exons ATGTTGTCCGGGGAAGAGATTCTGTGTAGCACGCAGCAGGTGATCGCAGGGCTGGAGGCGCTGAGAGGGGAGAACCGCAGCCTGCTGGAGAGCCTGCAGGAGGCGCTGGAGAGCCGGGCGGCGTCAGAGAGCCGGGCGGCGTCAGAGAGCAGCAGCGTCGAGCAAGAGAAGACCAGCATCATCCACCAGTCGCTGGAGAGGATAGAGCTGGGCCTGAGTGAGGCACAG GTGATGATGGCGTTGTCAGCTCACCTCGGTTCTCTGGACGCAGAGAAACAAAAGCTGCGAGCTCAG GTTCGTCGTCTCTGTCAGGAGAACCAGTGGTTGAGGGATGAGCTGGCTGGCGCTCAGCAGCGGCTGCAGGACACAGAGCAGGAGGTGGTCACCCTCGAGGAGCAGAACAGACACCTGCAGTTCATGTCCTCCATACGCAAGTATGACCAGGATGAGCCGCCTCTG gaTGACAAAGACACTTCCTCCAACAAAGAGTCTCTGGATGACCTCTTTCCTGCTGAGGATGAGGAGCAGTCTTCAA TGTCCCAGCCTCACCACAGcagtgcagcagctgcagcccAGCAGGGCGGCTACGAGATCCCTGCCCGCCTTCGAACGCTCCACAACCTGGTCATCCAGTATGCATCCCAGGGACGATATGAGGTCGCGGTACCGCTGTGCAAACAG GCTTTGGAAGACCTGGAAAAGTCATCTGGCCACACCCACCCAGACGTAGCCACCATGCTCAATATACTGGCGCTGGTGTACAG AGACCAGAACAAATACAAAGAGGCCGCCAACCTGCTGAACGATGCTTTGGCCATCAGGGAGAAAACTCTTGGGATGGACCATCCGGCT gtGGCAGCGACGCTCAACAACCTGGCAGTGCTTTatgggaaaagaggaaaatacAAGGAAGCAGAGCCGCTTTGTAAAAGAGCTCTAGAGATCAGAGAGAAG GTTCTTGGTACAGACCATCCGGATGTGGCCAAACAGCTGAACAACCTGGCTCTGCTGTGTCAGAACCAGGGGAAGTACCAGGAAGTGGAGCAGTACTACGAGCGCGCTCTGCACATCTACCAGAGCAAACTGGGACCAGACGACGCCAACGTGGCTAAAACCAAGAACAACCTG GCATCATGTTATCTTAAGCAGGGGAAATACAGACAAGCTGAAGCTCTTTACAAGGAGATCCTGACCAGAGCGCATGAAAAGGAGTTTGGGTCTGTTGAAG GTGACGGCCGTCCCAGCTGGTCCGGCGTGGTGGAGGACGGCGGCTCCACACAGGATGGACTGAAGCGCAGCGGCTCCTTCACCAAACTCAGAGAGTCGATAAGGCGAAGCAGCGAGAAACTGGTCCGAAAGCTGAAGGGAGTCGGAATGGAGGAAACGACCCCAAGGAATGCTGG GATGAAGAGGGCAAACTCTCTGAATGTTTTGAACGTTGGCGTCAGAGAAAGTCAGGATGGCAGCAAG TCGAGTCAGCTGACGGATACTCGAGGCCTGAGCTCCAGCACTCAGAGTCTGTTGAGAAGAGGCTCACTCGGTGGGAACAGctaa
- the ercc2 gene encoding general transcription and DNA repair factor IIH helicase subunit XPD, whose amino-acid sequence MKLNIEGLLVYFPYDYIYPEQYSYMLELKRTLDAKGHGVLEMPSGTGKTISLLSLIVAYQRAFPLEVTKLIYCSRTVPEIEKVVEELRKLMEFYTKETGESNNFLALALSSRKNLCIHPEVSSLRFGKEVDGKCHSLTASYIRAQHHSNPNLPVCRFYEEFDSVGRQVPLPAGIYNLDDLKAFGRRKGWCPYYLARYSILHANIVVYSYHYLLDPKIADLVSKELAKKSVVVFDEAHNIDNVCIDSMSVNITRRTLDRCQNNVDTLQNTIHKIKETDAAKLREEYRRLVEGLKEANVARETDIYLANPVLPDEILQEAVPGSIRTAEHFVGFMRRFLEYLKSRLRVQHVVQESAPQFLKDIFDKVCIDRKPLRFCAERLQSLLRTLEIADIADFSAVTLISNFATLVSTYSQGFTIIIEPFEDRTPTIANPVLHFSCMDPSIAIKPVFQRFQSVVITSGTLSPLDIYPRILDFRPVTMASFTMTLARTCLCPLIVGRGNDQVALSSKFETREDFAVIRNYGNLLLEMSAIVPDGIVAFFTSYVYMENIVASWYEQGILENIQRNKLIFIETQDAAETSMALEKYQEACENGRGAILLSVARGKVSEGIDFVHHYGRAVLMFGVPYVYTQSRILKARLEYLRDQFQIRENDFLTFDAMRHAAQCVGRAIRGKTDYGLMIFADKRYARADKRGKLPRWIQEHINDGSLNLTVDEAVQLSKHFLRQMAQPFRQEDQLGLSLLTLEQLESEEMLQKITQIAHQT is encoded by the exons ATGAA GCTCAACATTGAGGGTCTGCTGGTGTATTTTCCCTATGACTACATCTACCCCGAGCAGTACTCCTACATGCTGGAGCTGAAGAGGACGCTGGATGCCAAG GGTCATGGAGTCTTGGAGATGCCGTCAGGAACAGGGAAGACCATCTCTCTACTGTCCCTCATTGTGGCCTACCAAAGG gctTTCCCTCTGGAGGTCACCAAGTTAATTTACTGCTCTAGAACAGTTCCGGAGATCGAGAAG GTTGTGGAGGAGCTGAGGAAGCTGATGGAGTTTTACACTAAAGAAACAGGAGAGAGCAACAACTTCCTGGCTCTCGCTCTTTCCTCCAGGAAGAACCTCTGCATCCACCCTGAG GTGAGCTCTCTGCGCTTCGGTAAGGAAGTCGATGGGAAGTGCCACAGTCTGACAGCATCATACATCCGCGCACAACATCACAGCAACCCCAACCTGCCCGTCTGTCGCTTCTACGAG GAGTTCGATTCAGTCGGCCGACAGGTGCCTCTTCCTGCTGGCATCTACAACCTTGATGACCTCAAGGCCTTTGGCAGGAGGAAGGGCTGGTGTCCTTACTATCTGGCTCGCTATTCA ATCCTGCACGCCAACATTGTGGTGTACAGCTACCACTACCTGCTGGACCCCAAGATAGCTGATCTGGTGTCTAAAGAGCTGGCAAAGAAATCCGTAGTGGTGTTTGATGAGGCTCATAATATCG ACAACGTGTGCATCGACTCCATGAGCGTAAACATCACCAGGCGAACGCTGGACCGCTGTCAGAACAACGTGGACACTCTCCAGAACACCATACACAA GATAAAGGAGACGGATGCTGCTAAGCTGAGGGAGGAGTACAGGCGCTTGGTGGAGGGGCTGAAGGAAGCCAATGTGGCGAGAGAAACCGACATCTACCTCGCAAATCCGGTGTTGCCTGATGAAATCCTTCaag AGGCGGTGCCTGGCTCTATTCGTACAGCCGAGCACTTTGTAGGTTTCATGAGACGCTTCCTGGAGTATCTGAAGTCTCGTCTGAGGGTCCAACACGTCGTACAGGAGAGCGCGCCTCAGTTCCTTAAAGACATCTTCGACAAAGTCTGCATCGACCGCAAGCCTCTCAG GTTTTGTGCAGAGCGGTTGCAGTCGTTGCTTCGAACTCTTGAGATCGCCGACATCGCAGACTTCTCAGCTGTTACTCTCATCTCGAACTTCGCCACTCTCGTCAGCACCTACAGCCAAG GCTTCACCATCATCATCGAGCCCTTTGAAGACAGAACTCCGACCATTGCCAACCCCGTGCTGCATTTCAG CTGCATGGACCCGTCTATAGCCATCAAACCAGTTTTCCAAAGATTCCAGTCAGTCGTCATCACCTCAGGG ACACTTTCCCCCCTGGACATCTATCCCCGCATCCTTGACTTTCGCCCGGTTACCATGGCGTCCTTCACCATGACACTGGCGCGCACCTGCCTCTGCCCTCTG ATTGTTGGCAGAGGAAACGACCAGGTGGCCCTGAGCTCCAAGTTTGAGACCAGAGAAGATTTTG CTGTGATTCGGAATTATGGTAACCTGCTTCTGGAGATGTCTGCGATCGTTCCTGATGGGATTGTGGCGTTTTTCACCAGCTACGTGTACATGGAGAACATCGTGGCGTCCTGGTATGAAcag GGTATCCTGGAGAATATCCAGAGaaacaagctgatcttcatcgAGACTCAGGATGCTGCAGAGACGAGCATGGccctggagaaataccaagag GCGTGTGAGAACGGCCGAGGAGCCATCCTCCTGTCTGTGGCCAGAGGAAAAGTGTCTGAAGGGATAGATTTCG TGCACCATTATGGCCGTGCTGTCCTCATGTTTGGAGTGCCGTATGTTTATACGCAGAGTCGCATCTTAAAG GCTCGGCTGGAGTACCTTCGGGATCAGTTTCAGATCAGGGAGAACGACTTTCTGACATTTGATGCCATGCGCCACGCGGCTCAGTGCGTAGGCAGAGCCATCCGAGGCAAAACTGACTATGGACTCATGATTTTTGCTGACAAG CGTTACGCACGAGCAGACAAACGTGGGAAGCTACCTCGCTGGATTCAGGAGCACATCAACGACGGCAGTCTGAACCTCACCGTGGACGAGGCCGTGCAGCTTTCCAAGCACTTCCTGCGGCAGATGGCTCAGCCTTTCAGACAG gAGGACCAGTTGGGTTTGTCTCTGCTGACTCTCGAGCAGCTGGAGTCGGAGGAAATGCTGCAGAAAATCACTCAGATTGCTCATCAGACCTGA
- the zgc:154093 gene encoding cdc42 effector protein 3 encodes MPAKTPMYLKTTTPKKGKKLKLRDVLSGDMISPPLGDVRHSAHVGPEGEGDMFGDVGFLQGKMDMLPPTSRTQNGHARSHSVERDLGDGLTAKEDVHSYAFNGYHYQHSSSGLLKNTISMPVFIAHEQAPPKPPRLHLDGPSHHHQHPPAATPKQNNGCSQTDGQRQQHPTVSLCENGVVGRLASEPCRDISLSPAIRRLVPSSGSLSEGSSEDSMSEICGPQDVRRGLSLDSDTYLSNEDLRSERSESPCTVFHPAGLTKPSGVSRSDSIAGLNLDLGPSILEDVLSIMDRYKAEDNHCEL; translated from the coding sequence ATGCCTGCAAAGACGCCAATGTACCTAAAGACAACGACTCCCAAGAAGGGAAAGAAGCTGAAGCTCCGGGACGTCCTCTCAGGTGACATGATCAGCCCCCCGCTGGGCGACGTGCGTCACAGTGCCCACGTGGGGCCTGAAGGCGAGGGCGACATGTTTGGAGACGTCGGCTTCCTCCAGGGTAAGATGGACATGCTGCCACCCACGAGCCGGACGCAGAACGGCCACGCCCGCTCGCACAGTGTGGAGAGAGACCTGGGAGACGGCCTCACCGCGAAAGAGGACGTGCACAGCTACGCTTTTAACGGCTACCATTACCAGCACTCGTCCAGCGGCCTGCTGAAGAACACCATCTCCATGCCTGTGTTCATCGCTCACGAACAGGCTCCACCCAAACCGCCACGCCTCCATCTGGATGGTCCCTCCCACCACCATCAGCACCCTCCTGCGGCGACCCCCAAACAGAACAATGGCTGCAGCCAGACAGACGGTCAGCGCCAGCAGCACCCGACCGTGTCGCTCTGTGAGAATGGCGTGGTGGGTCGCTTGGCGTCCGAGCCCTGCCGTGAcatctccctctccccagctatCCGCAGACTCGTCCCCTCCTCCGGCTCCCTCTCTGAGGGCTCCTCTGAGGACTCCATGTCAGAGATCTGCGGGCCGCAGGACGTTCGCCGGGGCCTCAGCCTGGACTCCGACACCTACCTGAGCAACGAGGATCTTCGAAGCGAACGCAGCGAGTCACCCTGCACCGTCTTCCACCCCGCCGGCCTCACAAAGCCCTCCGGTGTGTCGCGCTCCGACTCCATTGCGGGGTTGAACCTGGATCTGGGCCCATCCATCCTGGAGGATGTGTTGAGCATCATGGACCGCTACAAAGCTGAGGACAACCACTGCGAGCTGTGA